Proteins found in one Tsukamurella paurometabola DSM 20162 genomic segment:
- the hsaB gene encoding 3-hydroxy-9,10-secoandrosta-1,3,5(10)-triene-9,17-dione monooxygenase reductase subunit, with protein sequence MTVAGPDEPEFDARTFRHVMGQFCTGVTIIGTTSADAKPVGFACQSFAALSLDPPLVLFCPMKTSRTWKHIEASKTFSVSVLGQAQESVSAAFGRPVDDKFEGLDWSPSPLGNPTIDGSLTWMDCTLESVLDGGDHHIAIGRVHALGDVSEEKPLLFYRGAYLSTEHPRLHPASSLESFLTWDAGAWL encoded by the coding sequence ATGACTGTTGCGGGGCCGGACGAGCCGGAATTCGATGCACGCACCTTCCGTCACGTCATGGGGCAGTTCTGTACCGGCGTCACCATCATCGGCACCACCTCGGCCGACGCGAAGCCGGTGGGATTCGCGTGCCAGTCGTTCGCGGCGCTGTCACTGGACCCGCCGCTGGTGTTGTTCTGTCCGATGAAGACCTCCCGCACGTGGAAGCACATCGAGGCGTCGAAGACCTTCTCGGTGTCGGTGCTCGGCCAGGCGCAGGAGTCGGTGAGCGCGGCGTTCGGTCGGCCCGTCGACGACAAGTTCGAGGGCCTCGATTGGAGCCCGTCGCCGCTCGGCAATCCCACCATCGACGGCTCGCTCACCTGGATGGATTGCACGCTGGAAAGCGTGCTGGACGGTGGCGATCACCACATCGCGATCGGCCGCGTGCATGCGCTCGGCGATGTCAGCGAGGAGAAGCCGCTGCTGTTCTATCGCGGCGCCTACCTCTCCACCGAACACCCGCGACTGCACCCCGCCTCCAGCCTGGAGTCGTTCCTCACGTGGGACGCCGGCGCCTGGCTCTGA